The Halichoerus grypus chromosome 3, mHalGry1.hap1.1, whole genome shotgun sequence genome segment CTAATGAATAGGATTTGAGCAAACCTTTCTTTACGGAGTTTGCAGTAGGGCCAGTCATGCTTCTCTGGGGGAGGGCATAATGCCTGAGCCTCCCGTTGGATGTGGTTAGGGTCACTGGGTCTACTCTTGGTGAAtgctctaaaatattaaaatctctctctctttgaagaaagcaggaaaggaacTGTTCCTAGtttatgtttaagaaaatattgaaatctaGCTTTTGGCTTTCAGCTCGAAGGAGGCCAAGGTGCAGCTGTCTTCGGTTGTCCCCAATCCAGGTTCACCCAACATCAGCTGCCTCCATCATGCCGCCTAAGTTCGACCCCAACGAGATCGAAGTTGCATGGGTGAGGCGCACCCGTGGGGAAGTTGAGGCCACGTCTGCCCTGGCACGATCGGCTCCCCCTGGGTCTTTCTCCAAAAAAGGTTGGTGATGACATCACCAAGGCAACAGGTGATTGGAAGGGTCTGAGGATTACAGTGAAACTGACATTCAGAACAGACAGGCCGGGATTGAAGTggtaccttctgcctctgccctgattaTCAAAGCCCTCAAGGGGCCAAGAGACAGAAAGGTGCTCGCAGCCGCCGTCGTTCACCAACGCCAGCGCTGCCTCCAGCTCGCCGAGCTCCAGCCGAAGGAGAAGGGGGTTAAGCCACGGCTCGTACAAAGCAGACTGCCTGCAAATCGACAGGTGGTAAAGCACCAAGGAAGCAGCTGGCTACAAACGCCGCTCGCAAGAGTGCGCCCTCTACTGGAAGGGTGAAGAAACCGCATCGTTACAGGCTTGGGACCGTGGCACTCCGTGCGATCAGACGTTATCACAAGTCCAGTGAACTTCTGATCCGCAAACTTCCTTTCCAGCATCTGGTGCGAGAAATCGCTCAGGACTTCAAAACAGATCTGCGCTTCCAGAGCGCAGCTATTGGTGCCTTGCAGGAGGCAAGCGAGGCCTATCGGGTGGGCCTCTTTGAAGCCATCAACCTGTGTGCTATCCGTGCCAAACGTGTCACAATTATGCCAAAAGGCATCCAGCTAGTGCGCCGCATACGTGGGGAACGTGCTTAAGAATCCACTATGAtggaaaacatttcattcttaagaaaaaaaatttttttttctcttcttcctgttatTGGTAGTTCTGAACGTTAGGTATTTTTTTCCATGGGGTCAAAAGGTACCTAAGTATATGA includes the following:
- the LOC118545083 gene encoding histone H3.3A-like yields the protein MPPKFDPNEIEVAWVRRTRGEVEATSALARSAPPGSFSKKATARTKQTACKSTGGKAPRKQLATNAARKSAPSTGRVKKPHRYRLGTVALRAIRRYHKSSELLIRKLPFQHLVREIAQDFKTDLRFQSAAIGALQEASEAYRVGLFEAINLCAIRAKRVTIMPKGIQLVRRIRGERA